In one window of Oryza sativa Japonica Group chromosome 9, ASM3414082v1 DNA:
- the LOC4346807 gene encoding protein SAWADEE HOMEODOMAIN HOMOLOG 1, with translation MERRSSVRFAPSEIARMEKLVTHKKEQVLDEIFCRKLAEEFNCSPGRVGSKALQAVQVQEWFRQKFPASTVIPPCLPTGSEEKALASQASAPVSEEKPPSSEENALAVDTSISNDIGEVSPDLPIDNIDKLPEIEDMQFEARSSKDFAWYDIATFLAYRKLSSGEFEVRVRFQGFGAEEDEWINVRKAIRLQSIPLESSECKLIREGDLVLCFKESNDEALHFDAHVLEIQRKQHDIRGCRCVFLVEYDHDGTQERVNLRRLSRRPKHS, from the exons ATTGCAAGGATGGAGAAGTTGGTTACACATAAAAAGGAACAAGTCTTGGATGAAATTTTCTGCCGGAAGCTCGCAGAAGAATTTAA TTGTTCTCCAGGCCGAGTTGGAAGTAAAGCACTACAGGCTGTGCAG GTTCAAGAATGGTTCCGTCAAAAGTTCCCTGCATCAACTGTTATACCTCCTTGTTTGCCTACTGGCTCTGAAGAAAAGGCTTTAGCCTCCCAAGCAAGTGCACCGGTTTCTGAAGAAAAGCCTCCATCATCTGAAGAAAATGCTTTAGCTGTTGATACAAGCATTTCAAATGATATAGGCGAGGTTTCGCCGGATTTACCTATAG ACAACATAGATAAGCTTCCTGAAATTGAAGACATGCAGTTCGAGGCTAGGTCTTCAAAGGATTTTGCTTG GTATGATATCGCCACTTTCTTAGCATACAGGAAGTTAAGTTCTGGTGAATTT GAAGTCCGAGTGAGATTTCAAGGATTTGGGGCTGAAGAGGATGAATGGATCAATGTCCGGAAGGCTATCCGCCTGCAATCCATCCCGTTGGAATCATCAGAATGCAAACTCATCAGGGAAGGAGACCTTGTCCTCTGTTTCAAG GAGAGCAATGATGAAGCATTGCATTTCGATGCGCATGTTCTGGAAATCCAGCGGAAACAACATGATATAAGGGGGTGCAGATGTGTCTTCCTTGTCGAATACGACCATGATGGAACCCAG GAGAGGGTGAACCTGAGAAGATTGTCCCGGCGGCCAAAGCACTCCTGA